CATAGTAAAGCCCTTGTCGTTTTGTAGTAAATGGTTGCTTAACAAGCGGTGATTATCGTTCTTATCAAAGTTATTGCCCCAAGCCCTTACCTTTAAGTCCACATTGTCCCGTAGGGCTGTAAAAAAATCTCTGACAATACCAAGCTCCATTTCCTCTGGATTATCATCCATCAACCCCATATTCCCGAACAACTCCTGACAACGATAGTAGGGTAAACGTTGATAATAGCTGTGGAGATTACCCCGAATAATGCCATCAGGCTTTAGGATTGCCCTTAACTGTTGCAGGGCCAAGGTTAAGTCCGGGAGTAAATATAAAATATCGCTAGCACTAATGTAGTCAAATTTTTGTCCCAACTGATCTAAATCTTCCAGAGCAAGCACATGGAACTCAGAATTGTCGATTTTGTGATATTGCAAACGCTCCTCAGCAATCTTAATGGACTCTGGGGAAATGTCGATGCCCACCACCTTCGCCCCCGGATTGGCCAACGCCATCGTTAACGTTGTTGCACCTGTGCCACAGGCCACATCTAGCATCACCCGGTTTTCCAGATCAGTGATCACCTTACCATCCCGTCGATAGCGAGCCGTGACCAAACTGCCCTCGTAAAGCAATTTCACATTGTCTTTTGGAGATTCCTCGATGGGAATATTGGGATAGGGATGACTCTCGAATTGCTTTAGGGACTTTTCCAAATAATCTCGCTTCATCTCAGCCATCGGGTCACTCCTTTTATTACCTAAGCCATCATCATTAATAAGCCTTTCCTCAGACTACCCAAATTTGGTATCTGGTTCTCCCTTTTGATCGCCTAATTCCACAGCTTCAACAAAACTACAATGGAAAAGCCCCCTCTTTTACTGCCAGAAGTCCATGACCACCACCCTCGACGAAGTGCTCGACCTTTTCAAACAGGTCGCCCAAGCCCAGAAAGAAACCGATCGCCTATTGCGGGAACAATCTCAAGAAACCGATCGCCAGTTACGGGAATCGGAACAACGATTTCAAAAATCCATTATTGAAAACGAAAAAGGCTTCAAACAGTTACGCAAGGAATTGGGTAACTTAGGGCAATCCTGGGGACGATTTGTTGAAAATATGGTCGCCCCTGCCTGTGAAACCCTATTTTTAGACCGGGGTATTCCCGTCCATCAAGTAAGTCAACGGGTTAAAAAACGCCTGAACAGTGACACCCTGGAAATAGATATTCTCGTGCTCAACCAAGACCACGCCCTAGTGGTAGAAGTCAAAAGTAAGCTTAGTGTGCAGGATGTCAAAGATTTTTTGACTAATCTGGCAGAATTTAGAAGATTTTTTCCCGAATATGAGCAAAAACAAGTTTACGGTGCCGTTGCCGCCATGGACATTGAAGAAGGAGCCGATAAATATGCCTACCGCCAGGGCTTATTCGTGCTGACCCAATCCGGAGAAAGCGTCAGCATTTTAAATAGCGACGAGTTCCAGCCCAAAAACTGGTGAGACCTAGGTATTGGGCCAAAAATCTGAATCTAGAATTTCTACAATGGTGAATGGACAACTATCCGGAAATTGATCATCCGGTAAATCGGTTTCCGCAATGGCCAAATCCCTCGCCTCCTGCCAACTTTCCGCCATCGCTTCGTCCAAACGGGATTTTAGTCCCGGATTCCGTCTTAACAACTTGGCTAGGGATGTTCGCTGAACTCGGATAGTTGCCCGCCAGCTATTAGTCCGTTTCCAATGTTGAACCTGCCATTTCAAAAGATGGGCGACTAAAACCATTAAGCGTGATTCAAGTTGGTCATAGTGACGATTCCCCAAATCTTGAATCTCCTCTATCAAATGCTCCAAATCTAACTGTTCAAAACGTTTTTGAGACAAAAGATCCGCTTGTTGCTGAGTCCAAGTAAAAAAATCCTCAGTATAAAGAAGACTATCCATGGCCGATTTCTCCCAACCAATCTTCCACCTCTGACAATTGTTCAAAATCCAGCAACGCCTCCCCCAAACTTTCCAACTGAATCGTCCCCAACTGTCGAACCCGCTCCACTAGACCATTAGGCAATACTCCAAACCGCCGGGTTAAAATCCGCAAGATCAAGGGTGATTCCCCCCGTTGTTCTCCCCGCTGAAGTCCTAACTTCAGACCTCGTTCCAGTCCCTGCTGTTCGCCTTTCCGCATCGACTCTGCCACAATACTTTGGTAAACCACCGATTCCCGCATAACTCCCTCCCTAAGGTATAGGTTAATCAAAGACTTTTCAAAATTGATCCCAGCTAATAACTGAAGACAGGCAGCTACATTATTTCGTTCAGCCCTGTCCTCGATTATATCCACTCGCCTTGCCACATTGGCTAGTAAACTGACTCCGACGGATTCTTCCATAACTTAAGATGATTAGAGAGTTGATTTGATTTTTCCCCTCTCAAAATTTATGGAAGCCAAGGAATTGGTCCAACGCTATCGCAACGGCGAAACTTTATTTACAGGGCTAAAATTACCGGGGATTAATCTAGAAGCCGCCGATTTGATCGGTATTGTGCTCAATGAAGCGGATTTACGGGGGGCTAACCTGCTTTTT
The genomic region above belongs to Synechocystis sp. PCC 6803 substr. PCC-P and contains:
- a CDS encoding bifunctional 2-polyprenyl-6-hydroxyphenol methylase/3-demethylubiquinol 3-O-methyltransferase UbiG, coding for MAEMKRDYLEKSLKQFESHPYPNIPIEESPKDNVKLLYEGSLVTARYRRDGKVITDLENRVMLDVACGTGATTLTMALANPGAKVVGIDISPESIKIAEERLQYHKIDNSEFHVLALEDLDQLGQKFDYISASDILYLLPDLTLALQQLRAILKPDGIIRGNLHSYYQRLPYYRCQELFGNMGLMDDNPEEMELGIVRDFFTALRDNVDLKVRAWGNNFDKNDNHRLLSNHLLQNDKGFTMPQLLKCLTQSSLELISMVDWQDWDWRQLFKEPDNLPAYLAMGLENADLEEELCFYELIQPNKRLLDFWCGHPQPESALPILDWSEVASERLWVHFHPCLKSESFHEQLTIPGVVAPMDLRRFFPFLQESIWSDRRSAIAMFLSLWDGAKPLSFLLERWLQVSPVDAVTLGPNDSQREESALGGALVMYEELGLLMLEER
- a CDS encoding DUF29 domain-containing protein, which translates into the protein MDSLLYTEDFFTWTQQQADLLSQKRFEQLDLEHLIEEIQDLGNRHYDQLESRLMVLVAHLLKWQVQHWKRTNSWRATIRVQRTSLAKLLRRNPGLKSRLDEAMAESWQEARDLAIAETDLPDDQFPDSCPFTIVEILDSDFWPNT
- a CDS encoding DUF4351 domain-containing protein, with translation MEESVGVSLLANVARRVDIIEDRAERNNVAACLQLLAGINFEKSLINLYLREGVMRESVVYQSIVAESMRKGEQQGLERGLKLGLQRGEQRGESPLILRILTRRFGVLPNGLVERVRQLGTIQLESLGEALLDFEQLSEVEDWLGEIGHG